A DNA window from Burkholderia sp. HI2500 contains the following coding sequences:
- the typA gene encoding translational GTPase TypA, with protein sequence MTRALRNIAIIAHVDHGKTTLVDQLLRQSGTFRENQQIAERVMDSNDIEKERGITILAKNCAVEYEGTHINIVDTPGHADFGGEVERVLSMVDSVLLLVDAVEGPMPQTRFVTKKALALGLKPIVIVNKIDRPGARIDWVINQTFDLFDKLGATEEQLDFPIVYASGLNGYASLDPAAREGDMRPLFEAVLEHVPVRPADPDAPLQLQITSLDYSTYVGRIGVGRITRGRIKPGQPVAMRFGPEGDVLNRKINQVLSFTGLERVQVESAEAGDIVLINGIEDVGIGATICAVDTPEALPMITVDEPTLTMNFLVNSSPLAGREGKFVTSRQIRDRLMKELNHNVALRVKDTGDETVFEVSGRGELHLTILVENMRREGYELAVSRPRVVMQEIDGVRHEPYELLTVDVEDEHQGGVMEELGRRKGEMLDMASDGRGRTRLEYKISARGLIGFQSEFLTLTRGTGLMSHIFDSYAPVKDGSVFERRNGVLISQDDGAAVAYALWKLQDRGRMFVKPGDALYEGMIIGIHSRDNDLVVNPIKGKQLTNVRASGTDEAVRLVPPVQMSLEYAVEFIDDDELVEVTPQSIRLRKRFLKEHERRRASREGAVD encoded by the coding sequence ATGACCCGCGCCCTTCGCAATATCGCCATCATCGCCCACGTCGACCACGGCAAGACCACGCTCGTCGACCAACTGCTTCGCCAGTCCGGCACCTTCCGCGAGAACCAGCAGATTGCCGAACGGGTGATGGACTCGAACGACATCGAAAAAGAGCGCGGGATCACGATTCTCGCGAAGAACTGCGCGGTCGAGTACGAAGGCACGCACATCAACATCGTCGACACGCCGGGGCACGCGGACTTCGGTGGCGAGGTGGAGCGCGTGCTGTCGATGGTCGACTCGGTGCTGCTGCTCGTCGACGCGGTCGAGGGCCCGATGCCGCAGACCCGCTTCGTCACGAAGAAGGCACTCGCGCTCGGCCTGAAGCCGATCGTCATCGTCAACAAGATCGACCGTCCGGGTGCGCGGATCGACTGGGTCATCAACCAGACCTTCGACCTGTTCGACAAGCTGGGTGCAACCGAAGAGCAGCTCGACTTCCCGATCGTCTACGCATCGGGCCTGAACGGCTATGCGTCGCTCGACCCGGCCGCGCGCGAAGGCGACATGCGCCCGCTGTTCGAGGCAGTCCTCGAGCACGTGCCGGTTCGCCCGGCGGATCCGGACGCGCCGCTGCAGCTGCAGATCACGTCGCTCGACTATTCGACGTACGTCGGCCGGATCGGCGTCGGCCGCATCACGCGCGGTCGCATCAAGCCGGGCCAGCCGGTCGCGATGCGCTTCGGCCCGGAAGGCGACGTGCTGAACCGCAAGATCAACCAGGTGCTGTCGTTCACGGGTCTCGAGCGCGTGCAGGTCGAATCGGCCGAAGCGGGCGACATCGTGCTGATCAACGGTATTGAAGACGTCGGCATCGGCGCAACGATCTGCGCGGTGGATACGCCGGAAGCGCTGCCGATGATCACCGTCGACGAGCCGACGCTGACGATGAACTTCCTCGTCAACTCGTCGCCGCTCGCCGGCCGCGAAGGCAAGTTCGTCACGAGCCGCCAGATCCGCGACCGCCTGATGAAGGAACTGAACCACAACGTCGCGCTGCGCGTGAAGGACACCGGCGACGAAACGGTGTTCGAAGTGTCGGGCCGTGGCGAGCTGCACCTGACGATTCTCGTCGAGAACATGCGTCGTGAAGGCTACGAGCTGGCCGTGTCGCGTCCGCGCGTCGTGATGCAGGAAATCGACGGTGTGCGTCACGAGCCGTACGAACTGCTGACCGTCGACGTCGAGGACGAACATCAGGGTGGCGTGATGGAAGAGCTCGGCCGCCGCAAGGGCGAGATGCTCGACATGGCGTCGGACGGCCGCGGCCGCACGCGTCTGGAGTACAAGATCTCGGCACGTGGCCTGATCGGCTTCCAGAGCGAATTCCTGACGCTCACGCGCGGCACGGGCCTGATGAGCCACATCTTCGACTCGTACGCACCGGTCAAGGACGGCTCGGTATTCGAGCGCCGCAACGGCGTGCTGATCTCGCAGGACGACGGCGCTGCCGTGGCCTATGCACTGTGGAAGCTGCAGGATCGCGGCCGCATGTTCGTGAAGCCGGGTGACGCGCTCTATGAGGGCATGATCATCGGTATCCACAGCCGCGACAACGACCTCGTCGTGAACCCGATCAAGGGCAAGCAGCTGACCAACGTGCGCGCGTCGGGTACCGACGAAGCCGTGCGCCTGGTGCCGCCGGTCCAGATGTCGCTGGAATACGCGGTCGAATTCATCGACGACGACGAACTCGTCGAAGTGACGCCGCAATCGATCCGCCTGCGCAAGCGCTTCCTGAAGGAGCACGAGCGTCGCCGCGCGAGCCGCGAAGGCGCGGTCGACTAA
- a CDS encoding 2-oxoglutarate dehydrogenase E1 component: MSDVMKQFQLNSYLFGGNASYVEELYDAYLNNPASVPENWREYFDALQNVPATDGSNANDVAHFPIVESFAERAKANAFIPRESTTNLAAARKQVHVQSLISAYRFLGSQWANLDPLKRRERPAIPELEPAFYDFSEGDLDQTYSASNLYFGFDQASLRDIVKGLRDTYCGTIGAEYMYISDPEQKRWWQERLESTRATPNFSADEKKHILNRLTAAEGLERYLHTKYVGQKRFSLEGGESFIAAMDEVVQHAGKRGVQEIIIGMAHRGRLNVLVNTLGKMPADLFAEFEGKHVDDLPAGDVKYHKGFSSDVSTEGGPVHLSLAFNPSHLEIVNPVVEGSAKARMDRRGDEDGLQVLPVQIHGDAAFAGQGVVMETLNLAQTRGYGTHGTLHIVINNQIGFTTSDPRDARSTLYCTDVVKMIEAPVLHVNGDDPEAVVLAIQIAIDYRMQFHKDVVIDIVCFRKLGHNEQDTPAVTQPLMYKKIAQHPGTRALYAEKLVQQGVITAEDADNFVKAYRKAMDDGHHTVDPVLSNYKSKYAVDWVPFLNRKWTDAADTAVPLAELKRLGERITTVPENFKVHPLVERVINDRRNMARGDQPLDWGMGEHLAFASLVASGYSVRLTGQDSGRGTFTHRHAVLHDQNRERWNDGTYVPLQNIAEGQAKFTVIDSVLSEEAVLGFEYGYSTAEPNTLVLWEAQFGDFVNGAQVVIDQFISSGEVKWGRVSGLTMLLPHGYEGQGPEHSSTRIERFLQLCADHNMQVVQPTTPAQIFHLLRRQMIRLFRKPLIVATPKSLLRHKEAVSDLSELAKGSFQPVLGETDGGIDAKKVKRVLACSGRVYYDLVAHRREAKANDVAIIRIEQLYPFAHKQFEAEMKKYENATEVVWVQDEPQNQGPWFYVEHHLKEGMKEGQKLAYSGRPASASPAVGYYAKHYEQQKALIEGAFGRLKSASIAK, encoded by the coding sequence ATGTCAGATGTAATGAAGCAGTTTCAGCTGAACTCCTATCTGTTCGGCGGCAATGCTTCGTACGTTGAAGAACTGTACGATGCATACCTCAACAATCCGGCATCGGTGCCGGAGAACTGGCGAGAGTATTTCGACGCGCTGCAGAATGTGCCTGCAACGGACGGTTCGAATGCCAATGACGTCGCCCATTTTCCGATCGTCGAATCGTTCGCCGAGCGCGCGAAGGCCAATGCCTTCATCCCGCGCGAAAGCACGACCAACCTGGCTGCGGCACGCAAGCAGGTGCACGTCCAGTCCCTCATCAGCGCGTATCGCTTCCTTGGCTCGCAATGGGCCAATCTGGATCCCCTGAAGCGTCGCGAACGTCCCGCCATTCCCGAGCTCGAACCCGCGTTCTACGATTTCTCCGAAGGCGACCTCGACCAGACGTACAGCGCAAGCAACCTGTACTTCGGTTTCGACCAGGCTTCGCTGCGTGACATCGTCAAGGGTCTGCGCGACACGTACTGCGGCACGATCGGCGCCGAGTACATGTACATCAGCGACCCGGAACAGAAGCGCTGGTGGCAGGAGCGCCTGGAGTCGACCCGCGCGACGCCGAACTTCTCGGCAGACGAGAAGAAGCACATCCTGAATCGCCTGACGGCCGCTGAAGGCCTCGAGCGTTACCTGCATACCAAGTACGTCGGCCAGAAGCGCTTCTCGCTCGAAGGCGGCGAAAGCTTCATCGCGGCGATGGACGAAGTCGTCCAGCACGCGGGCAAGCGCGGCGTGCAGGAAATCATCATCGGCATGGCCCACCGTGGCCGTCTGAACGTGCTGGTCAACACGCTGGGCAAGATGCCGGCCGACCTGTTCGCCGAATTCGAAGGCAAGCACGTCGACGACCTGCCGGCCGGTGACGTGAAGTACCACAAGGGCTTCTCGTCGGACGTGTCGACGGAAGGCGGCCCGGTCCACCTGTCGCTCGCGTTCAACCCGTCGCACCTCGAAATCGTGAACCCGGTGGTCGAAGGATCCGCTAAGGCGCGGATGGACCGTCGCGGCGACGAAGACGGCCTGCAAGTGCTGCCGGTGCAGATCCACGGTGACGCGGCCTTCGCTGGCCAGGGCGTCGTGATGGAAACGCTGAACCTCGCGCAGACGCGCGGCTACGGCACGCACGGCACGCTGCACATCGTCATCAACAACCAGATCGGCTTCACGACGTCCGACCCGCGCGATGCGCGCTCGACGCTGTACTGTACCGACGTCGTCAAGATGATCGAAGCGCCGGTGCTGCACGTGAACGGCGACGATCCGGAAGCGGTCGTGCTCGCGATCCAGATCGCGATCGACTACCGGATGCAGTTCCACAAGGATGTCGTGATCGACATCGTCTGCTTCCGCAAGCTGGGCCACAACGAGCAGGACACGCCGGCGGTCACGCAGCCGCTGATGTACAAGAAGATCGCGCAGCACCCGGGCACCCGTGCGCTGTACGCCGAGAAGCTCGTGCAGCAAGGCGTGATCACCGCGGAAGACGCCGACAACTTCGTGAAGGCGTACCGCAAGGCGATGGACGACGGTCACCACACGGTCGACCCGGTCCTGTCGAACTACAAGAGCAAGTACGCGGTCGACTGGGTTCCGTTCCTGAACCGCAAGTGGACGGATGCAGCCGACACGGCCGTGCCGCTCGCGGAACTGAAGCGCCTCGGCGAACGCATCACGACGGTCCCGGAAAACTTCAAGGTCCACCCGCTCGTCGAGCGCGTGATCAACGACCGTCGCAACATGGCGCGTGGCGACCAGCCGCTCGACTGGGGCATGGGCGAACACCTCGCGTTCGCGTCGCTCGTCGCATCGGGTTACTCGGTGCGCCTGACCGGCCAGGACTCGGGTCGCGGCACGTTCACGCACCGTCACGCGGTGCTGCACGACCAGAACCGCGAGCGCTGGAACGACGGCACGTACGTGCCGCTGCAGAACATCGCCGAAGGCCAGGCGAAGTTCACGGTGATCGACTCGGTGCTGTCGGAAGAAGCGGTGCTGGGCTTCGAATACGGTTACTCGACCGCCGAGCCGAACACGCTCGTGCTGTGGGAAGCGCAGTTCGGCGACTTCGTCAACGGCGCACAGGTCGTGATCGACCAGTTCATCTCGTCGGGCGAAGTGAAGTGGGGCCGCGTGTCGGGTCTGACGATGCTGCTGCCGCACGGCTACGAAGGCCAGGGTCCGGAGCACTCGTCGACGCGTATCGAGCGTTTCCTGCAACTGTGCGCGGATCACAACATGCAGGTCGTTCAGCCGACGACGCCGGCGCAGATTTTCCACCTGCTGCGTCGCCAGATGATCCGCCTGTTCCGCAAGCCGCTGATCGTCGCGACGCCGAAGTCGCTGCTGCGTCACAAGGAAGCGGTGTCGGACCTGTCGGAACTCGCGAAGGGTTCGTTCCAGCCGGTGCTGGGCGAAACCGACGGCGGCATCGACGCGAAGAAGGTCAAGCGCGTGCTGGCATGCTCGGGCCGCGTGTATTACGACCTCGTCGCGCATCGCCGCGAAGCGAAGGCGAACGACGTCGCGATCATCCGTATCGAGCAGCTGTATCCGTTCGCGCACAAGCAGTTCGAAGCCGAAATGAAGAAGTACGAGAACGCGACTGAAGTGGTCTGGGTGCAGGACGAGCCGCAGAACCAGGGCCCCTGGTTCTACGTCGAGCACCATCTGAAGGAAGGCATGAAGGAAGGGCAGAAGCTGGCATACAGCGGCCGTCCGGCTTCGGCCTCGCCGGCGGTTGGCTACTACGCGAAGCACTACGAGCAGCAGAAGGCCCTGATCGAAGGTGCTTTCGGCCGCCTGAAGAGCGCATCGATCGCGAAATAA
- the odhB gene encoding 2-oxoglutarate dehydrogenase complex dihydrolipoyllysine-residue succinyltransferase, with protein sequence MAIVEVKVPQLSESVSEATMLQWKKKPGEAVAQDEILIELETDKVVLEVPAPAAGVLAQVLQNDGDTVVADQLIATIDTEAKAGAAEAAAGAAEVKPAAAPVAAEPAAQPVAAAAAASSTTASPAASKLLAEKGLSAGDVAGSGRDGRVTKGDALAAGSAPKAAPAAAPAKTAAAKPSLPEVKVPASAATWLNDRPEQRVPMSRLRARIAERLLESQQTNAILTTFNEVNMAPVMELRNKYKDKFEKEHGVKLGFMSFFVKAAVHALKKFPLVNASIDGNDIVYHGYFDIGIAVGSPRGLVVPILRNADQLSLAEIEKKIAEFGQKAKDGKLSIEEMTGGTFSISNGGVFGSMLSTPIINPPQSAILGVHATKERPVVENGQIVIRPINYLALSYDHRIIDGREAVLSLVAMKDALEDPARLLLDL encoded by the coding sequence ATGGCTATCGTAGAAGTCAAAGTCCCCCAGCTTTCGGAGTCGGTTTCGGAAGCCACCATGCTGCAGTGGAAGAAGAAGCCGGGCGAAGCAGTTGCTCAAGACGAAATCCTGATCGAACTCGAGACCGACAAGGTCGTGCTCGAAGTGCCGGCACCGGCCGCGGGCGTGCTCGCGCAAGTGCTGCAGAACGACGGTGACACCGTTGTTGCCGATCAGCTGATCGCAACGATCGACACCGAAGCGAAGGCAGGTGCAGCCGAAGCCGCGGCAGGCGCCGCCGAAGTCAAGCCGGCAGCAGCGCCTGTTGCAGCCGAACCGGCAGCACAGCCGGTCGCTGCAGCCGCAGCCGCATCGTCGACCACCGCATCGCCGGCCGCATCGAAGCTGCTGGCCGAGAAGGGTCTGTCGGCGGGCGACGTCGCAGGTTCGGGCCGCGACGGCCGCGTCACGAAGGGCGACGCGCTGGCCGCAGGCAGCGCACCGAAGGCCGCGCCGGCTGCCGCACCGGCGAAGACCGCCGCTGCGAAGCCGTCGCTGCCGGAAGTGAAGGTGCCGGCATCGGCCGCGACCTGGCTGAACGACCGTCCGGAACAGCGCGTGCCGATGTCGCGCCTGCGTGCGCGTATCGCCGAGCGTCTGCTCGAGTCTCAGCAGACCAACGCGATCTTGACGACGTTCAACGAAGTGAACATGGCTCCGGTCATGGAGCTGCGCAACAAGTACAAGGACAAGTTCGAGAAGGAACATGGCGTGAAGCTCGGCTTCATGTCGTTCTTCGTGAAGGCGGCCGTCCACGCGCTGAAGAAGTTCCCGCTCGTGAACGCGTCGATCGACGGTAATGACATCGTCTACCACGGCTACTTCGACATCGGTATCGCTGTCGGCTCGCCGCGCGGCCTCGTCGTGCCGATCCTGCGCAACGCGGATCAACTGAGCCTCGCCGAGATCGAGAAGAAGATCGCCGAGTTCGGCCAGAAGGCGAAGGACGGCAAGCTGTCGATCGAGGAAATGACGGGCGGTACGTTCTCGATCTCGAACGGCGGCGTGTTCGGCTCGATGCTGTCGACCCCGATCATCAACCCGCCGCAGTCGGCAATCCTCGGCGTGCACGCGACGAAGGAGCGTCCGGTCGTCGAAAACGGCCAGATCGTGATCCGTCCGATCAACTACCTCGCGCTGTCGTACGACCACCGCATCATCGACGGCCGCGAAGCCGTGCTGTCGCTCGTCGCGATGAAGGATGCGCTGGAAGATCCGGCACGCCTGCTGCTCGACCTGTAA
- the lpdA gene encoding dihydrolipoyl dehydrogenase has translation MSKEFDVVVIGAGPGGYIAAIRAAQLGKTVACIEKWKNPAGALKLGGTCLNVGCIPSKALLASSEEFENTSHHLADHGITVDGVKIDVAKMLGRKDAIVEKMTSGIEFLFKKNKITWLKGHGKFTGKTDAGVQIEVSGEGETEVVTAKNVIIATGSKARHLPGIPVDNKIVSDNEGALTFDSVPKKLAVIGAGVIGLELGSVWRRLGAEVTVLEALPAFLGAADEALAKEAAKLFKKQGLDINLGVKIGEVKTTANGVSIAYTDKDGNAQTLDADRLIVSVGRVPNTDNLGLEAIGLKANERGFIDVDDHCRTAVPNVYAIGDVVRGPMLAHKAEDEGVLVAEVIDGQKPHIDYNCIPWVIYTYPEIAWVGKTEQQLKAEGREIKSGKFPFSINGRALGMNAPDGFVKMIADAKTDELLGVHVIAANASDLIAEAVVAMEFKAASEDIARICHPHPSMSEVMREAALAVDKRSLNS, from the coding sequence ATGTCCAAGGAATTTGACGTCGTCGTGATCGGCGCCGGCCCCGGCGGCTACATCGCCGCGATCCGCGCCGCGCAGCTCGGCAAGACGGTTGCCTGTATCGAGAAGTGGAAGAACCCGGCCGGCGCGCTGAAGCTCGGCGGTACGTGCCTGAACGTCGGCTGCATCCCGTCGAAGGCGCTGCTCGCATCGTCGGAAGAGTTCGAGAACACGTCGCACCACCTGGCCGACCACGGCATCACGGTTGACGGCGTGAAGATCGACGTCGCGAAGATGCTCGGCCGCAAGGACGCGATCGTCGAGAAGATGACGAGCGGGATCGAGTTCCTGTTCAAGAAGAACAAGATCACCTGGCTGAAGGGCCATGGCAAGTTCACCGGCAAGACCGACGCCGGCGTGCAGATCGAAGTGAGCGGCGAAGGTGAAACCGAAGTCGTCACCGCAAAGAACGTGATCATCGCGACGGGCTCGAAGGCGCGTCACCTGCCGGGCATTCCGGTCGACAACAAGATCGTGTCGGACAACGAAGGTGCGCTGACGTTCGACTCGGTGCCGAAGAAGCTCGCCGTGATCGGCGCAGGCGTGATCGGCCTCGAGCTCGGCTCGGTGTGGCGCCGCCTCGGTGCCGAAGTGACGGTGCTCGAAGCGCTGCCGGCCTTCCTCGGCGCAGCTGACGAAGCGCTCGCGAAGGAAGCGGCCAAGCTGTTCAAGAAGCAGGGCCTCGACATCAACCTCGGCGTGAAGATCGGCGAAGTGAAGACGACCGCGAACGGCGTGTCGATCGCTTACACGGACAAGGACGGCAACGCGCAGACGCTCGACGCCGACCGCCTGATCGTGTCGGTCGGCCGCGTGCCGAACACCGACAACCTCGGCCTCGAGGCAATCGGCCTGAAGGCGAACGAGCGCGGCTTCATCGACGTGGACGACCACTGCCGCACGGCGGTGCCGAACGTGTACGCGATCGGCGACGTGGTGCGTGGCCCGATGCTCGCGCACAAGGCGGAAGACGAAGGCGTGCTGGTCGCGGAAGTGATCGACGGCCAGAAGCCGCACATCGACTACAACTGCATTCCGTGGGTGATCTACACGTACCCGGAAATCGCATGGGTCGGCAAGACGGAGCAGCAGCTGAAGGCGGAAGGCCGCGAGATCAAGTCGGGCAAGTTCCCGTTCTCGATCAACGGCCGCGCGCTCGGCATGAACGCGCCGGACGGCTTCGTGAAGATGATCGCGGACGCGAAGACCGACGAACTGCTCGGCGTGCACGTGATCGCGGCGAACGCGTCGGACCTGATCGCGGAGGCCGTGGTGGCGATGGAATTCAAGGCGGCGTCGGAAGACATCGCCCGCATCTGCCATCCGCACCCGTCGATGTCGGAAGTGATGCGCGAAGCGGCGCTCGCCGTCGACAAGCGCTCGCTGAACAGCTGA
- the zapE gene encoding cell division protein ZapE, with protein sequence MNVTEYYTRELTTRGYQSDPAQRAAVDRLQQCFDEWVEYKARRSNAFKKLINHPDLPRGVYMWGGVGRGKSFLMDSFYAVVPVQRKTRLHFHEFMREVHRELEELKGQADPLDELARRIAKRYRLICFDEFHVSDIADAMILYRLLDRLFNNGVQFVMTSNYDPDDLYPDGLHRDRMLPAIALIKSRLDVLNVDAGVDYRQRTLAQVKMYHTPLGADADRELRHAFQKLAAVPDESPLLHIEKRELKALRKADGVVWFDFATLCGGPRSQNDYLELASRFHAIVLSEVPQMSPRMASEARRFTWLIDVLYDHKVKLLMSAAVPAEQLYIEGPMANEFARTVSRIVEMQSKEYIETPRRIVDTSLT encoded by the coding sequence ATGAACGTCACCGAATACTACACGCGCGAACTGACCACGCGCGGCTATCAGTCCGATCCCGCACAGCGCGCGGCCGTCGATCGCCTGCAGCAATGTTTCGACGAGTGGGTCGAGTACAAGGCGCGCCGCTCGAACGCATTCAAGAAGCTCATCAACCATCCCGACCTCCCGCGCGGCGTCTACATGTGGGGCGGCGTCGGTCGCGGCAAGAGCTTCCTGATGGACAGCTTCTACGCGGTCGTGCCCGTGCAGCGCAAGACGCGCCTGCATTTCCACGAATTCATGCGCGAAGTGCACCGCGAGCTCGAGGAGCTGAAAGGGCAGGCCGATCCGCTCGACGAACTCGCACGGCGCATCGCGAAGCGCTACCGGTTGATCTGCTTCGACGAGTTCCACGTGTCGGACATTGCCGATGCGATGATCCTGTACCGTCTGCTCGACCGCCTGTTCAACAACGGCGTGCAGTTCGTGATGACGTCCAACTACGATCCCGACGACCTGTATCCGGACGGCCTGCATCGCGACCGCATGCTGCCGGCGATCGCGCTGATCAAGTCCAGGCTCGACGTGCTCAACGTCGACGCGGGCGTCGATTATCGCCAGCGCACGCTAGCGCAGGTGAAGATGTATCACACGCCGCTCGGCGCGGATGCCGATCGCGAATTGCGGCATGCGTTCCAGAAGCTCGCTGCCGTTCCCGACGAAAGCCCGCTCCTGCATATCGAGAAGCGCGAACTGAAGGCGCTGCGCAAGGCGGACGGCGTCGTATGGTTCGACTTCGCGACGCTGTGCGGTGGCCCCCGCTCGCAGAACGACTATCTCGAGCTGGCGAGCCGCTTCCACGCGATCGTGCTGTCCGAAGTGCCGCAGATGTCGCCGCGGATGGCGTCCGAGGCACGGCGCTTCACGTGGCTCATCGACGTGCTGTACGACCACAAGGTCAAGCTGCTGATGTCCGCGGCGGTGCCGGCGGAGCAGTTGTACATCGAAGGCCCGATGGCCAACGAGTTTGCGCGTACGGTCTCGCGAATCGTCGAGATGCAGTCGAAGGAATACATCGAAACGCCGCGCCGCATCGTCGATACGTCGCTGACCTGA
- a CDS encoding transposase — MSWLLRLEISMTPYRDLTDQEWRCVASLLPEMQPRTELRGRPLANTRAVLNGVLWVIYSGATWSAMPRRYPSYQTCHRRFKVWHETGTLMSVMRELYGDAGVNLCNELSTRMRKHTQSKAAEARSNAAPAYRAPGSYASDALKHAA; from the coding sequence GTGTCATGGTTACTAAGGCTGGAGATATCCATGACACCGTATCGCGATCTGACCGATCAAGAGTGGCGCTGCGTTGCGTCGCTTCTGCCCGAAATGCAGCCGCGCACCGAGTTGCGCGGCCGCCCGTTGGCCAATACGCGTGCCGTCCTGAACGGCGTGCTCTGGGTGATCTACAGCGGCGCAACGTGGTCGGCCATGCCGCGTCGTTACCCTTCGTACCAAACTTGCCATCGTCGCTTCAAGGTCTGGCACGAGACGGGCACGTTGATGAGTGTCATGCGTGAACTCTATGGCGACGCAGGCGTGAATCTGTGCAACGAGTTGTCCACGCGGATGCGCAAGCACACGCAATCGAAGGCTGCGGAAGCACGCAGCAATGCGGCGCCCGCGTATCGCGCACCTGGCAGCTATGCGTCGGACGCGCTGAAGCATGCAGCGTGA
- a CDS encoding DUF2147 domain-containing protein yields the protein MIQLTRPFRAIAVAGVLLACAAPTFAQADSPIGMWQTIDDNTHQPKALVQIAEDGDGALTGKVVKGLGANDTPDRRCTACTDERKDQLIKGMTIIKAMKKEGDHWDGGNILDPENGKVYKCKMTLEDGGQKLVVRGYIGVSLLGRSQTWVRQQ from the coding sequence ATGATTCAACTGACCCGCCCGTTTCGTGCCATCGCCGTCGCCGGCGTATTGCTCGCTTGCGCCGCTCCCACGTTCGCACAGGCAGACAGCCCCATCGGCATGTGGCAGACGATCGACGACAACACGCATCAGCCGAAGGCACTCGTGCAGATCGCCGAGGACGGTGACGGTGCGCTGACCGGCAAGGTCGTGAAGGGCCTCGGCGCGAACGATACGCCCGATCGCCGCTGCACCGCCTGCACGGACGAACGCAAGGATCAGCTCATCAAGGGCATGACGATCATCAAGGCCATGAAGAAGGAAGGCGACCACTGGGACGGCGGCAACATTCTCGACCCAGAGAACGGCAAGGTCTACAAGTGCAAGATGACGCTTGAAGACGGCGGCCAGAAACTCGTCGTGCGCGGTTACATCGGCGTGTCGTTGCTCGGTCGTTCGCAGACCTGGGTTCGCCAGCAGTAA